In Candidatus Pantoea floridensis, the genomic window GGTGTTGCAGGAACCGTCAATTTCAATCAGGTATTTATAGCCGTTGGCCTGCTTCAGCGCTTTCAGCTCCTGCACCTTCTGCACCATTTCCGGAATAAACGGCTGTCCGGCATAGCCAGGATCGACCGTCATCACGGTGATCTTGTCGACCAGGTGAATGTAGTGATGGATAAACGAAACCGGCGTAGCCGGGTTCAGCACCACGCCGACTTTCTTGCCGAAGCTGCGGATCAGATTGATCACGCGGAACGCATCGCGGTTGATGGTTTCGGCGTGCGGGCAGATGTAATCGGCGCCCGCTTTGGCAATCACTTCGATGAAATCGGTGGGCTGCTCGACCATCAAATGGACATCCAGCGCCACCTTGGTGAAGGGGCGGATCTGCTCAATAAAGAACGGCGACAGCGTGATATTTTTCACGTAGTGGCCATCCATAATATCGATATGAAGAAAGTCTGCGCGGGAGTCCAGCACGGCGAGCTGGTGCTTGATCTCCATCAGATTCATACACATCAACGACGGGGAGACTTGAATACGCATCATACTTCCTTTTTTTCGGTCAAAGGGTTAAGTGCCGCGGCCAGCTTGCTGAGTCTGACGGCACGATGTTCGTTAAAACGGGTTTTAAAGTGTTTGAAGGCCAGCACCACAATCAGCACCGCGCCCCACATCGCCAGGCTGACGTGCTGGCTGATATTCATCAGATTGAAACCGGTGGAGAGCACTTGCAGCGCGATCAGCGCCAGCACCACGCCGGTGACGCGGCCAAAACCGCCGTTGGGATCGGTGCCGCCAAGGATGATTGCCAGCACCGTCAGCAGCAGGTAAGCGTCGCCGTAGCCCATACGCGCCGAGTTAAAGCGCGCCATCATGATCAATCCGGCTAACACGCACAGCAGGCTGGAAATGACGTACACCAAAATCACCATACGATGGGTATTAATGCCGCTGAACCAGGTGGCGTTGATGTTGCTGCCGCCCATGTAGATGCATTTACCGGCGCGGGTTTTGCCGAGGAACAGCGCCAGCAGCGCGGCGGCAATCAGAAATACCCACAGCGGTAGCGGCACGCCGAGCAGCGTATTGGAACCCAGCGCCTGCACCACCGAAGGCATTCCACTGACGGCCGCCCCTTTGGTCAGCCAGATGCCGATACCGTTCAGCGTCATCATCGTGGCCAGCGTCACCAGAATCGGATGTGCGCCGATACGCGTCACCATCACACCGGTTATCACGCCGATCACCGCCGCAATCAACATTGCGCCGATGATCGCAATCACCAGCCACAGTAGCTGCATGCCGGTACCCGCATCGGCGGGCAGGGCGCTCATCAGCGTCCAGGCGATAAACAGCGCCGTCAGGTTGGCGGTGGCGATGATCGCCAGATTAAGCCCGCCGCTGAGAATGGCGATAAACATTGCCAGCGTTAGCAGGCCGAGTTCAGGCAGCTGGAATGCCATACTCATAAAGGTTGAATCGGTGAGAAAGCGCCCCGGCAACATCACGGTGAACAGCGCCAGCGCCAGTGCAATCAGCAGCATCAGGCCGATATTGGTGCCGTCCGGACGCAGAGCAGAGAGTGATTTCATATTTTGCCCCTTCGGTCAGACGAAACTGACGTCAGTTTCTTTACGTTTTTTGTAGTGAGTGACGGCGATAGCCACCATGATCACGCCGCCTACCACGATGTTCATGAAGTAGTTGGAGACGCCAATCAGATTCAGGCCGTTCTTCAGGATGGCGATAAGAAAGACGCCCATCAGCGTGCCGCTGACCGTACCTTTGCCGCCCATCAGGCTGGCACCGCCAAGAACGGTGGCGGCCAGCACATCCAGCTCGCCGCCGACCAGCGCGTTCGGCACCACTTCACCCATGCGATAGACCTGCACTAATCCGCCAATCGCCGCCATCGCACCGAGCCAGCCGTAGGCGAAAATATGAATCAGGCCCACGCGAATCCCGATACGCCTTGCCGATTCCGCATCGCCGCCGACTGCATACAGCTGGCGACCAAGATTGGTCTTGTTCAGCAGCAGCGCGGTCAATCCGGCAATCACCAGCATGGTCACCAGCGGTAGGCCAACCTGAAAACTGTTGCCCTGCCACGAGAACGGCAGCACGCTGCGCAGGGTGATCCACCAATCCGGCAGCGAGTAGAGGCTTTTGCCGCCGGTCGCCCACATTAGCAATCCAAACAGCAGCGACTGCATGCTAATGGTGATGATGATCGACACCACGCGCAGCGTGGTAATCAGCAGGGCGTTGATGACGCCAAATAGCGTGCCGCATACCACCGCCAGCACGATGCTGAGCACGGCGTTATCAAACTGGAACTGCACAAACAGCGAGGCGATCAGGTACTGCACCACCGATGCCACCGCCGCGAAGGAGATATCGATGCCGCCGGTCACCAGCACCACAAACAGGCCGAGCGCGAAAATGCCTGTCACGGCATAGCTTTCCGCCAAATCCAGCAGGTTTTGCACCGTCAGGAACTGGTCGCTGGCCATCGAGAAGAACAGGATGAAAGCCAGCAGCACCCAGGCGAGCCAGCCCTGGCTGGAGTGCGGGCGTAAACGAGAAAAATCAGGCATTGATCACCTCCGCCAGCTGGTGTTGCTCAACGGTATCGGGTTGGTATTCGGCATGTACGGTGCCATCACGGAAGTGCAGGATGCGGTCGCAGTTGTACCAAACCTCGGGCACTTCGTCGGAAATCAGAATGATCGACAGACCTTCCTTCGCCAGCGCATGAATCAGCTGATAGATGCTGGCTTTGGCGCCGACATCCACGCCCACGGTCGGCGAATCGAGAATCAAAATGCGCGGCTGGGTCAGCACCCATTTCGCCAGCACAATTTTTTGCTGGTTGCCGCCGGAAAGCGTGGAGATCGCCAGATTGGGATCGGCAACGCGCACGCCGAGCTGCTGAATCCACTGCAAAATCAGCTTGTTCTTGCGGTATTCATCAATGATGTGAAAACGGTTCTGCAGCTTGTCGAGGATCGGCAGCACCATGTTGTCGGCCACCGATTGCTGCTGTACCAAACCGAGGGTGAGACGATCTTCGGAGACGTAACCGATCCCGGCTTTGATCGCATCTTCATGGCCACGGAAGCGCACCGGTTTGCTGTCGAGCCAGATTTTGCCGCTGTCCGGTTTGGTCATGCCAAACAGTGACAATGCCAGTTCGGTGCGGCCGGAGCCGAGCAGGCCGCACAGGCCGAGTACTTCGCCTTGATAGAGTTTGAAATTAACGTCGTGATACTGGCCCGCGCGCGTCAGTTTCTCGACTTCGAGAATCAGGCGATCGTCATTGCGGGTCGGCGTTTTTAGCTGATAGTCCAGCTTCAGGCCGGTCATCAGTTCGGTGAGATGGTGCGGCGTCATCTCTTTGGCGGGCCAGCAGCCCATTTTGCGCCCGTCGCGGATGACCGTGACGCGGTCAGAGATCTCCAGTACTTCATCCAGGCGATGGCTGACAAACACCACGCAGATGTTTTTATCCTTCAGATAACGCACGGTGCGCAGCAGCTGATTCACTTCGGTACGCGTTAATGATGCCGTTGGCTCGTCCATAATCACCAGCCGCGCATCTGCCACCAGCGCCCGGCAAATCGCCACCTGCTGGCGCTGCGCAATCGATAGCGACGACACTTTCGCGTCGAGATCGAGTTCGAACTTCAATTCATCAATGATGCGCTGCGCCGTGGTACGCAGTTTGGCTTTGCGATGCCAGCCGAGCAGGCTATTCAGGTTATGCTCGAAGGCGATGTTCTCCGCCACGCTGAGATTGGGGAACAGCGACAGATCCTGGTAAATCACCTGGATGCCGAAGTCACGCGCCTGACGGGTGGTCAGACGCGGAAAGGTTTGCCCATCACCAAGGGTAATGCGGCTGCCGCTATCCGGGGCATGCACCCCGGAGATGACTTTGATTAAGGTGCTCTTGCCACAGCCGTTGGTGCCAGCGAGACAATGCACTTCGCCAGCCAGCAAGGTCAGCGAGATATCGCTCAGTGCGCGGTTACCACCAAAGGTTTTCGACAGGTTATCGAGCGCAATCAGCGTCTGTGGGATCACCTCATTCATCATTACAGCCCCATTTTCACCAGTTTTGGCAGATTCTCTTTGTCCAGGCTTTCGGTGTTGTTGCCGAGGATGGTGTGGGTCGCCTCGTCAACTTTCACTTTGCCTAAACCCTCAATGGTCATTCCGTCGGTGATGGGCTCTTTCTTCTGCATCATGTCAGCGATACGCACAAACACTTCACCAGCGGTCTGTGGGTTCCAGATGTAGCCGCCTTTGATGGCGCCGCGCTGCACCAGCGATGCGCCCTGGCCAGGGCTGAAGGCACCGATCACGCATACCTGGTCAATCTTGTTGCGGTTCATCACCGCACGGCCGGCACCAATTGGACCTTGTGAACCGAAGGCCATAATGCCCTTCAGATCCGGGTACTTAGACATCAGCTCGTTGGTGGTGCGAATGGAGTCGTCCAGCGATTCGCCGACGCCAAATTTGTCGGTAACCATTTGCATTTTTGGATAATGCGCTTTCTGGTAATTCAGTGCGGCGTCGGTCCACTGTTGGTGCAGCGGCACCGTCAGGCTGCCGACATACATGGCGTATTTGCCTTCCTCGTGCATGCATTGCGCTAGCGCTTTCATGTGATTGATGCCGTGCGTTGACGCATCCACCAGTTCGAAATCCCAGTTCGCGCCTTTCTGATCCGGTGATTCATGGGTAATCACCTCAATACCGGCATCACGCGCGCGTTTCAGCACCGGCTCCAGCACTTTCGGATCATTCGGCACCACGCCAATGATGTCGACCTTCTGCGCAATCAAATCTTCAATCGCACGCACCTGCAAAGCCGGATCGGCGGCAGTTGGACCGACCATCCACGCGTCAATGCCACGTTTGGCTGCTTCACTCTTAATGCCCGCTTCCATGGCGTTGAACCACGGAATACCGCCAATTTTCACCACGATGCCCATGCGTAATTTGTCAGCGGCGTGTGCGCCGGTGGCAGCGAACAGGGCGAGTAAGGAACAGGCGATAAGATGTTTTTTCATAAAGACTCCGATTTAATTTTTTATTAGCTGCATAGAATGGCTGCGCTGGGAGCAATCAATAATATTGACGCCGTTCCAGGCTAATTCTTGTTCCAGCTCTTTGTCTTTTAATTGGTCAGTAATAAGGAAGTCCACATCGCGATAATGGCAAATACGCGCGAATGAG contains:
- the alsE gene encoding D-allulose 6-phosphate 3-epimerase, with amino-acid sequence MRIQVSPSLMCMNLMEIKHQLAVLDSRADFLHIDIMDGHYVKNITLSPFFIEQIRPFTKVALDVHLMVEQPTDFIEVIAKAGADYICPHAETINRDAFRVINLIRSFGKKVGVVLNPATPVSFIHHYIHLVDKITVMTVDPGYAGQPFIPEMVQKVQELKALKQANGYKYLIEIDGSCNTRTYNTLVGAGAEVLIVGTSGLFNIHDDLETAWNMMRESIDEAQGLAQVSA
- a CDS encoding ABC transporter permease, which encodes MKSLSALRPDGTNIGLMLLIALALALFTVMLPGRFLTDSTFMSMAFQLPELGLLTLAMFIAILSGGLNLAIIATANLTALFIAWTLMSALPADAGTGMQLLWLVIAIIGAMLIAAVIGVITGVMVTRIGAHPILVTLATMMTLNGIGIWLTKGAAVSGMPSVVQALGSNTLLGVPLPLWVFLIAAALLALFLGKTRAGKCIYMGGSNINATWFSGINTHRMVILVYVISSLLCVLAGLIMMARFNSARMGYGDAYLLLTVLAIILGGTDPNGGFGRVTGVVLALIALQVLSTGFNLMNISQHVSLAMWGAVLIVVLAFKHFKTRFNEHRAVRLSKLAAALNPLTEKKEV
- a CDS encoding ABC transporter permease, whose amino-acid sequence is MPDFSRLRPHSSQGWLAWVLLAFILFFSMASDQFLTVQNLLDLAESYAVTGIFALGLFVVLVTGGIDISFAAVASVVQYLIASLFVQFQFDNAVLSIVLAVVCGTLFGVINALLITTLRVVSIIITISMQSLLFGLLMWATGGKSLYSLPDWWITLRSVLPFSWQGNSFQVGLPLVTMLVIAGLTALLLNKTNLGRQLYAVGGDAESARRIGIRVGLIHIFAYGWLGAMAAIGGLVQVYRMGEVVPNALVGGELDVLAATVLGGASLMGGKGTVSGTLMGVFLIAILKNGLNLIGVSNYFMNIVVGGVIMVAIAVTHYKKRKETDVSFV
- a CDS encoding ATP-binding cassette domain-containing protein, with translation MNEVIPQTLIALDNLSKTFGGNRALSDISLTLLAGEVHCLAGTNGCGKSTLIKVISGVHAPDSGSRITLGDGQTFPRLTTRQARDFGIQVIYQDLSLFPNLSVAENIAFEHNLNSLLGWHRKAKLRTTAQRIIDELKFELDLDAKVSSLSIAQRQQVAICRALVADARLVIMDEPTASLTRTEVNQLLRTVRYLKDKNICVVFVSHRLDEVLEISDRVTVIRDGRKMGCWPAKEMTPHHLTELMTGLKLDYQLKTPTRNDDRLILEVEKLTRAGQYHDVNFKLYQGEVLGLCGLLGSGRTELALSLFGMTKPDSGKIWLDSKPVRFRGHEDAIKAGIGYVSEDRLTLGLVQQQSVADNMVLPILDKLQNRFHIIDEYRKNKLILQWIQQLGVRVADPNLAISTLSGGNQQKIVLAKWVLTQPRILILDSPTVGVDVGAKASIYQLIHALAKEGLSIILISDEVPEVWYNCDRILHFRDGTVHAEYQPDTVEQHQLAEVINA
- a CDS encoding substrate-binding domain-containing protein, with translation MKKHLIACSLLALFAATGAHAADKLRMGIVVKIGGIPWFNAMEAGIKSEAAKRGIDAWMVGPTAADPALQVRAIEDLIAQKVDIIGVVPNDPKVLEPVLKRARDAGIEVITHESPDQKGANWDFELVDASTHGINHMKALAQCMHEEGKYAMYVGSLTVPLHQQWTDAALNYQKAHYPKMQMVTDKFGVGESLDDSIRTTNELMSKYPDLKGIMAFGSQGPIGAGRAVMNRNKIDQVCVIGAFSPGQGASLVQRGAIKGGYIWNPQTAGEVFVRIADMMQKKEPITDGMTIEGLGKVKVDEATHTILGNNTESLDKENLPKLVKMGL